The Ketobacter alkanivorans genome includes the window GGTTTCACTGGTGGGCTATTGTATGGGTGGATTGCTGACACTGCTGTACGCCGGCGCTCATAACAACGGGCAGATTCGTAATATTGTTACCATCGCAAGCCCTATCGATTTTCATGCCAGCCATGCCTACGGTAAGTTGCTGGGCTGGGTTAAGCGCTACACCAAGCGGGTTCCGATACCTAAGGCCTTCGCAGATTCGAAACGCTTCCATGTTCCGGGCGACATCCTGTCGGTGTTGTTTAAGCTGACCAATCCTTTGGCAGGTGTGGTCAGTTATTTCGATTTGGTGAGGAACCTGTCTGACCGTGACTACGTGAAAGCACACCTCACCACGCGAGAGTGGTTTAACAATATGCCTGATTATCCTGGTGCCACTGTTCAACAACTGGTGTTCGATTTTGGTATCAAGAATGCATTGGCGGAAGGTCGAGTCCGAATCGGAGATCAGGTTTCTGATCTTTCCGCAATCAAAAGTAATTTACTTTCTTTCGCTGGCGCCAGCGACAAAATTGTCAGCATTGAGGCTGCCAAAAAAATAATGGATATTGGCACAATGGAAGACAAAACATTCATGGTTGTACCGGGCGGACACGCCGGAGTATTCGCAGGCGGTAAAGCCCAGGATCACACCTGGGTCATCACCGCACAGTGGTTGGCAGAGCGGTCTGACTAGCACACTGCCAAGCGGCTGACTAAACGCTAACTACTACACAGTAAACTCAGTAACCCAACAGTCGTGCAGGTTACACATACTGAGAGCATACGCGACACCGCGGTAATCCTTGATTTCATACTGGGAAACCGCCGCTTTGTCTTTCATGGGATCAAACAGAGTTTCACCCAATACGTTCATATTGGCATCCAGCAAAGTGTGCTTGATGATGTAGTGCTCATACTCGTTCATTTCATGCGGCGTGGTGACCATCACCATACCTTTCTGAGACTCCACCAATGGCGCATGTCCACCGGCCTTGGCGGCCCATCGCCCCGGGTTTTCTTTGGTATAATAGATTCCTCCAGCCAGGCTGGTTTTCAGCGCATTGCCAGATCCCGCCAATACCGGCTTGGCCACCAGCAACGATCCGGCAGCACCGGCCAGGCTCACGGCAAAAAACTTTCTACGATCCATCGTTCTCTCCTTATTGGTCGTTATCTGTGTACAGCGAATTCAGGCTAAGCCAATCCCTGCTGGCAGACAAGTAACTATTTCACGGGAATAATTAAGCTACATCAATATCAAGGGGATCATCTGCTCTATTATTAACACAGACTTATTAATTATGAGGCGGAACTTCATGCGCTGCGCTACTTGGTTGGTTTATTCATTGGTTTGTTTTTGTACATTTTCGGCCTCAGCATTTGCCGAAAGCCCACCGCCGCCCGATCTATCTAACCTGGAACAGGAAGCACAGGCCATCACCCAACAATTTGGCAAGGAACTGAAAACTGTGTTGCAGGCCACTATCATGACCAGCGGCCCAGTTGAAGCTATCCGGGTATGCAATACAAGCGCCCCTAAAATAGCGCAGCAGCTGGCTCAGCAGAAAGGGTGGGAGGTTGGCCGTACCAGCCACAAGGTGCGCAATCCTGATAATGCACCAGATCAATGGGAGCAGGACACCATAGCCCTGTGGCAGAATAAAATAGCCCGTGGCGCACCTGTAGAAAACATGAAAGCCTCACAGGTGATCGTACAAGGCGGCGTAGCCACATATCGATACATGAGTGCGATCCCGACAGGGGGTCTGTGCCTGAATTGCCACGGCACCAGCATTTCCGGCCCGGTCAATAACGCGCTGAATGATCTATACCCAACGGATCAGGCCACAGGCTTCATCAAGGGTGAGCTACGCGGTGCCTTTAGCCTGCAAAAAGCGCTTTAGCTGAGTTGCGCGTCATCCAAAATGGAAGGGAACAATGCCAACGGATCGGTACTGGCACCATCCAGATAGTGTTTTTTCAGCTCCGGTAATAACGCCTGCACTGACTCGCAGAGGAATGGCTCTTCCAGGGCAATTATCTGGTAGATGGCCCGCTTCAGCATTCCTTTGCGCAAAGTGCCGCCTTCATTGTTTTGAATGGAAATGGACTGTAAGAACGACGACCAGGACACCACCATCACCCAAATATTAAGAATAAGTGCGTCGATCTGCTCGGCATTTGCCCGCAACACCCCAGACTCCGCCATGGACAACAGAATTTTACGCCCATCGGCAACGGTACGGGATGAAAACTCACGATAAGCGATTCGCAGCCGGTCATCGTCTTGCAATAGATGATGCAAATCCTGATGCAGGAAGCGGAAATCCCACATGCTGTTCAGAATATCTTCCAGGTAATTAACCTTATCCTGGAAAGTGATGTCGCGCTCCTGAGGTACAGTCATGAAACCCCGCACCTGCTGTTCATACTGCAGAAACAGCTGGTATACGATCTCGTTCTTGTTGCGGAAATGGTAGTACAGGTTACCCGGACTGATATCCAGAGCCGCTGCAATGTGGTTAGTGGACACATTGCGCTCCCCTCGCCGGTTAAACAGCTTCAGACTTTCAAGCAGAATACGGTCTTTGGTCTTCATCGGATAAATAGACTACTCAGTATCAAATATACATAAATCATATCAGATCATTGCCCCCGTTTTGCCAGAACGGGGGCAATTAAATATAAATCCAATGATTTCAACAGGTTATTGGTTTTCCAGTTTTTCCCCCCAGCACACAACACCGCTATCATCCAATGCACAGGCGTGATAATAGCCCACCTGCACTTGGCGCGGATTGCTCAACGGTGGCACCTCGGTTACACCAAACTCACTCTGGCCCCAGCAAGAAAGCTGACCATCGTGGATCACACAACGCACCTCATCCGTAGAATCCATCGCGGTGATGTTCTGTAAGCCTTGCGGCTGTGACGCAATCAGCAGCTTATCGTCGGATCGCCCCTGACAGGAAAGGCCAGCCGTTCCCGCCACACACCAGCTGTGCCTGTCGACGTACATAAGGCTGGGATTGGCTATGCTCAGCTCCCACCCCTCAACTTCAGAAGCAGGCCAAAAATCGCCACTGCGCCGCCAACATTGCAGTTGATTGCCACTGGCAGTACAGCCTCCATTATCATCATTGGAATAGTCCCAAGCGGTAGGATTCAATAAAGCCTCATAACGAACAGGCTCACTTGCTATGCCCAATAACGTGCAGTCTACGCCACTGCTGTCCTGCCCACAGAGGCGACCGTTTTCGGAAAGCTCAAAGCTACTGGAATCCGCCAGGGCCACGGGTAATTCAACCAAGCCACCGGCAGCGTTAAAACAGCGCAGGCCCGCATCATCCAGCAGACAATAATGGGGTTCATCAAAGGCGGGCGCGCTAGTGCCAAACTGTCGCGGGTTCTGGGCAATCAGCGGAATGCTTACGCTTAGACCCGATCGATCCCAGCATTGAATGCCATCACCATCCAGCGCGCAGCTGCGTGAACCGGTCACATCGATCAAGCTGGGCTGGTTCAACGGTGGTACCCGGGTTTGACCGTCAAATCCTACCCCCCAACACTGATCACCCGTATCGTCGCGTGCGCAGACTCTGGCATCGTCGCCCCAGATTGCAACTGGATTGCTCAGATCTGGCAAAGAACCATCCATACTCCAACAAGCCACCTCGCCACCGCCCAATGCGCAGGCGAAATAACGGGTCACCACGAAATCGTCGACACTGGTTAACTGTGCTGGTGCTTCGTCAGCCAAAGCGCCCCAGCAGGTGAAACTATTACCCGTGCGCACGCAGCCAGCGCTTTCGCTGCCTATTTTGACTTCATCCGCATCGAATACGCTGGGGGCGTTGGCCATATTCCAGCAACTCAGGAAACCCGTGTCATTTACCCAGCACATGGTCTGCAAGCCATACCAATCCTGCGACACGATGGTACCTTTTGGTTGGAATACGGCATGGGCTGATCCGCTTGAACCTTCATACTCTGAGCACAGCGCAGGGCCCCACTCCACACAGCGAGTCGGTAGCGGCACCGTACATTGAGGATCAGGGCCACACCGATCTCCCGTTGCAGAAGACCAGCCAAGAAAATCCCAATCCGATGTATTGTGCGCTTTAAGAGTAGTAGCAAAGGGAACCCATTGGGCTTGGGTATAGGTTCCGCTACAGGTATCACCACAGTGAATTGTACTGCCTCC containing:
- a CDS encoding Tll0287-like domain-containing protein translates to MRCATWLVYSLVCFCTFSASAFAESPPPPDLSNLEQEAQAITQQFGKELKTVLQATIMTSGPVEAIRVCNTSAPKIAQQLAQQKGWEVGRTSHKVRNPDNAPDQWEQDTIALWQNKIARGAPVENMKASQVIVQGGVATYRYMSAIPTGGLCLNCHGTSISGPVNNALNDLYPTDQATGFIKGELRGAFSLQKAL
- a CDS encoding alpha/beta fold hydrolase; protein product: MSSTSSPSFFKQAYFFARNAIERRTNTEKFIVADKTRHEVLFSDGLMELRYYPQQDSHTFELDGDAVTPQAQQHKTPILLVPPLGVFHWIYDLMAERSWVRFLNANGFQVYLVNWGAPSKQDADLSIDTYVNHWLKTAVDQVQQHSGERQVSLVGYCMGGLLTLLYAGAHNNGQIRNIVTIASPIDFHASHAYGKLLGWVKRYTKRVPIPKAFADSKRFHVPGDILSVLFKLTNPLAGVVSYFDLVRNLSDRDYVKAHLTTREWFNNMPDYPGATVQQLVFDFGIKNALAEGRVRIGDQVSDLSAIKSNLLSFAGASDKIVSIEAAKKIMDIGTMEDKTFMVVPGGHAGVFAGGKAQDHTWVITAQWLAERSD
- a CDS encoding RCC1 domain-containing protein; translation: MRYLMQGFMLLMVAMSLMACSDPLEYQITVTKSGEGLVTGGSTIHCGDTCSGTYTQAQWVPFATTLKAHNTSDWDFLGWSSATGDRCGPDPQCTVPLPTRCVEWGPALCSEYEGSSGSAHAVFQPKGTIVSQDWYGLQTMCWVNDTGFLSCWNMANAPSVFDADEVKIGSESAGCVRTGNSFTCWGALADEAPAQLTSVDDFVVTRYFACALGGGEVACWSMDGSLPDLSNPVAIWGDDARVCARDDTGDQCWGVGFDGQTRVPPLNQPSLIDVTGSRSCALDGDGIQCWDRSGLSVSIPLIAQNPRQFGTSAPAFDEPHYCLLDDAGLRCFNAAGGLVELPVALADSSSFELSENGRLCGQDSSGVDCTLLGIASEPVRYEALLNPTAWDYSNDDNGGCTASGNQLQCWRRSGDFWPASEVEGWELSIANPSLMYVDRHSWCVAGTAGLSCQGRSDDKLLIASQPQGLQNITAMDSTDEVRCVIHDGQLSCWGQSEFGVTEVPPLSNPRQVQVGYYHACALDDSGVVCWGEKLENQ
- a CDS encoding TetR/AcrR family transcriptional regulator, whose protein sequence is MKTKDRILLESLKLFNRRGERNVSTNHIAAALDISPGNLYYHFRNKNEIVYQLFLQYEQQVRGFMTVPQERDITFQDKVNYLEDILNSMWDFRFLHQDLHHLLQDDDRLRIAYREFSSRTVADGRKILLSMAESGVLRANAEQIDALILNIWVMVVSWSSFLQSISIQNNEGGTLRKGMLKRAIYQIIALEEPFLCESVQALLPELKKHYLDGASTDPLALFPSILDDAQLS